One part of the Mariniflexile litorale genome encodes these proteins:
- a CDS encoding CBS domain-containing protein, with product MMNNMIQNNPVSEIMVKNIIALKRGDNLERAEMLFNKYKIKHIPVVSSDVVIGMLSFSDLLKISLAEITEDEHNVNTIVYNTFKIEQVMSKNIVTIHSDTTIKEAATILAEREFHALPVVDEGVLVGIVTTTDLLNYYIKQY from the coding sequence ATGATGAATAATATGATCCAAAATAATCCAGTTTCAGAGATAATGGTGAAAAACATTATAGCCTTAAAAAGAGGAGATAATTTAGAAAGAGCAGAAATGCTTTTTAATAAATATAAAATTAAGCACATCCCCGTAGTTAGTTCAGATGTGGTAATTGGTATGTTAAGTTTTTCAGATTTATTAAAAATTAGTCTTGCTGAAATAACTGAAGACGAACATAATGTAAATACTATTGTGTATAATACATTCAAAATAGAGCAGGTTATGAGTAAAAACATCGTAACTATCCATAGTGATACTACAATAAAAGAAGCTGCCACTATTTTAGCTGAAAGAGAATTTCATGCACTACCAGTTGTAGATGAAGGCGTTTTGGTGGGTATCGTTACAACTACCGATTTGTTAAATTACTATATAAAACAATACTAA
- a CDS encoding YCF48-related protein, which yields MRVLIIICSLFYLNISAQATWQPLTNITSNINLQRFDDIHFINETTGWAVNGAYAAVYKTVDGGKNWTMQLNESMLNGDYYFRTIDFLNENIGFLGTLEGKFFKTIDGGTHWTEVTNISPNPAAICGLASVGTSTIYGCGAYFTPAHIIKSTNSGATWQFIDMSANANALVEIYFLTEQVGFVAGRNANGATLLKTSNGGDSWTELYNSGTEGEYFWKMQVLESNPNVIFGSIQAAVSPNLGKLVKSIDGGATWTTHNAPETNIQAVGFVNENKGWMGGHATGFYETLDGGQSWTNLNIGSNLNRIFIINSTLAYASGTSLYKFTEEVLGIKNLEEKDRTPLKIKLNNNPVESVLEFNIEFESVDNLLIELYDLNAKFIRQLARDKVSAKATKKYAFPVEDLTSGIYLINFHNNTGRESIKFIKK from the coding sequence ATGAGAGTATTAATCATTATATGTTCCCTTTTTTACCTAAACATTTCTGCTCAGGCAACATGGCAACCGCTTACAAATATTACATCGAACATAAACCTCCAACGTTTTGATGATATTCATTTTATTAACGAAACAACAGGGTGGGCCGTCAACGGTGCTTATGCCGCTGTTTACAAAACCGTAGATGGTGGTAAAAATTGGACCATGCAGCTAAATGAATCTATGCTTAACGGTGATTATTACTTTAGAACCATCGATTTTTTAAATGAAAATATTGGTTTTTTAGGTACTCTTGAAGGAAAATTTTTTAAAACCATTGATGGCGGTACTCACTGGACAGAGGTTACAAATATATCGCCAAACCCAGCTGCTATTTGTGGTTTAGCTAGTGTAGGCACATCAACAATTTATGGTTGCGGTGCATATTTTACACCAGCCCATATTATTAAATCTACCAACAGTGGTGCTACTTGGCAATTTATAGACATGTCTGCTAATGCAAATGCACTTGTAGAAATTTATTTTTTAACTGAACAAGTAGGCTTTGTTGCAGGAAGAAATGCTAATGGCGCAACCTTATTAAAAACCAGTAATGGGGGTGATTCTTGGACCGAATTATACAATTCGGGCACGGAAGGAGAATATTTTTGGAAAATGCAAGTATTAGAAAGCAACCCTAATGTTATTTTTGGCTCCATTCAAGCAGCGGTGTCTCCAAACTTAGGAAAGTTGGTAAAATCAATAGATGGTGGTGCTACTTGGACTACGCATAACGCTCCCGAGACAAACATTCAAGCGGTTGGTTTTGTTAATGAAAACAAAGGCTGGATGGGTGGCCATGCTACGGGTTTTTATGAAACTTTAGATGGTGGACAATCATGGACGAATTTAAACATTGGAAGCAATTTGAATAGAATTTTTATTATAAATTCTACTTTGGCTTATGCAAGTGGCACTTCTCTTTATAAGTTTACAGAAGAAGTTTTAGGTATAAAAAACCTAGAAGAAAAAGATAGAACTCCTTTAAAAATTAAATTAAATAATAACCCCGTTGAATCCGTTTTGGAATTTAATATTGAATTTGAGTCCGTAGACAATTTACTAATTGAACTATACGATTTAAATGCTAAATTTATAAGACAGCTAGCTAGAGATAAAGTTTCGGCTAAAGCAACAAAAAAATATGCCTTTCCAGTTGAAGACTTAACTTCTGGTATTTATCTAATAAATTTTCATAATAATACAGGTAGAGAATCGATAAAATTCATAAAGAAATAA
- a CDS encoding TonB-dependent receptor plug domain-containing protein: MNVAILKAQTIQKEKQPLLTILKLLEVRYGISFSYADQTIKDKTSSLPHSEGSLDDALKVLKTETQLDFELLDSRFVVIKKTPRVEMITFNTQLLEKVVISNYLTSGITKLNDGSLTITPKTFGILPGLIEPDVLQTIQALPGVLSSDETVSNINVRGGTHDQNLLLWDGIKMYQSGHFFGLISAFNPYTTKRVNVYKNGTSAKYGDGISSIIDIQLPNDIDNEFKAGLGFNLINTDGFVKIPLTNKTELQLSTRRSVTDLISTPTYNQYFKRVFQDSDLTNSKNNRNSISQNEQFYFYDINIKLLYDITNKDRIRIHSLNVNNKLNYDEQATINDKNESLNSKLSQQNLATGITYIRDWSSELSTTSQVSISNYDLDATNYDITNNQRLIQENEVYDTSAKIDINYTPKYQFKMNAGYQFSEVGISNLEDVNNPVFRSYIKEVIRNHAVYAETNLLSNNAKTNLKIGGRLNHISKFNLFLAEPRLSFSQRFLNYFRLEILGEFKSQTTSQIIDLQNDFLGIEKRRWVLSNNKNIPILKSKQASIGIHYNKNKLLVSAETYIKKVDGITARSQGFLNQYQFVKAIGSYEITGIDVLINKQFKDVVSTWVSYSFNTNDYTFNTLNNGKPFPNESDIKHAITFGSTYTYNNFKFALGLNWHSGKPTTLPDRNDNPYDNEITYSNPNGTNLKDYLRADCSTTYKFNICHTTRATVGVSVWNISNKKNIINSYYTLDDENQITKVENHSLGITPNVSFRLHF; this comes from the coding sequence TTGAATGTTGCCATATTAAAAGCACAAACCATTCAAAAAGAAAAACAACCACTTCTCACTATTTTAAAACTACTCGAAGTACGTTACGGCATTAGTTTTTCCTATGCTGATCAAACCATTAAAGACAAAACTTCATCACTACCACATAGCGAAGGATCTTTAGATGACGCTTTGAAAGTTCTTAAAACTGAAACACAATTAGACTTTGAATTGTTAGACAGTCGTTTTGTTGTTATAAAAAAAACACCCAGAGTAGAAATGATCACTTTCAATACGCAACTTCTTGAAAAAGTAGTTATTAGCAATTACCTAACCTCGGGGATTACTAAGCTAAATGATGGTTCCCTTACTATAACACCAAAAACCTTTGGTATTCTTCCAGGATTAATTGAACCCGATGTGCTGCAAACTATTCAAGCACTTCCTGGTGTTTTAAGTTCCGACGAAACCGTATCTAATATTAATGTTCGTGGTGGTACACACGATCAAAACCTACTGCTTTGGGATGGTATTAAAATGTATCAATCGGGACATTTTTTTGGTTTAATATCAGCTTTCAATCCATACACTACGAAGCGGGTTAATGTTTATAAAAATGGCACAAGTGCTAAATATGGTGATGGTATTTCTAGTATTATCGATATACAATTACCTAATGACATTGATAACGAATTTAAAGCAGGATTGGGTTTCAATTTGATAAATACTGATGGTTTTGTTAAAATTCCATTAACCAATAAAACAGAGCTACAATTATCCACCCGACGCTCAGTAACCGACTTAATTTCAACGCCAACTTATAACCAATATTTCAAACGTGTTTTTCAAGATTCCGATTTAACAAACTCTAAAAACAATCGTAATTCTATTTCACAAAATGAACAATTTTACTTTTATGATATTAATATCAAATTATTATATGACATCACTAACAAAGATAGAATCAGAATTCATTCTTTAAATGTAAATAACAAATTAAACTACGACGAACAAGCTACCATTAATGACAAAAATGAAAGTTTAAATAGTAAATTGTCTCAACAAAACCTTGCTACGGGAATCACATATATAAGAGATTGGAGTAGTGAGCTTTCAACGACATCACAAGTTTCTATTTCAAATTACGATTTAGATGCCACTAACTACGATATCACAAACAATCAACGTTTAATTCAAGAGAATGAAGTATACGACACCTCTGCTAAAATAGATATTAATTACACACCAAAATATCAATTTAAAATGAATGCTGGTTATCAGTTTTCCGAAGTTGGCATAAGTAATTTAGAAGATGTTAATAATCCCGTTTTTAGAAGTTATATAAAAGAAGTGATTCGTAACCATGCCGTTTACGCAGAAACCAACTTATTATCAAACAATGCAAAAACGAATTTAAAAATAGGAGGCCGACTGAATCATATATCAAAGTTTAATCTATTTTTAGCAGAACCTCGATTAAGTTTTAGTCAGCGATTTTTAAATTATTTCAGGCTTGAAATTTTGGGTGAATTTAAAAGTCAAACAACTTCACAAATTATCGATTTACAAAACGATTTTTTAGGTATTGAAAAACGTCGTTGGGTTTTATCTAATAATAAAAACATTCCTATATTAAAAAGTAAACAGGCCTCTATAGGTATTCATTACAACAAAAATAAATTACTTGTAAGTGCTGAAACGTATATAAAAAAAGTTGATGGTATTACTGCAAGAAGCCAAGGGTTTTTAAACCAATATCAATTTGTAAAAGCCATAGGTAGTTATGAAATAACGGGCATCGATGTACTTATAAATAAACAATTTAAAGATGTAGTTAGTACTTGGGTTTCCTATTCGTTCAATACGAATGACTATACGTTTAACACATTAAATAATGGCAAACCATTTCCTAACGAATCTGATATTAAACATGCTATTACTTTTGGAAGCACTTACACCTATAACAACTTTAAGTTTGCTTTAGGTTTAAATTGGCATTCTGGAAAACCTACAACGCTACCCGATAGAAATGATAACCCCTACGATAATGAAATAACCTACTCCAATCCTAACGGCACTAATTTAAAAGATTATTTGCGTGCCGATTGTTCTACCACTTATAAATTTAATATTTGCCATACTACACGAGCCACTGTCGGAGTTTCTGTTTGGAATATTTCAAACAAAAAAAACATCATTAATTCCTATTACACTTTAGATGATGAAAACCAAATTACTAAAGTGGAAAATCATTCCTTAGGCATTACTCCTAATGTTAGTTTTAGATTGCATTTTTAA
- a CDS encoding sigma-70 family RNA polymerase sigma factor, with amino-acid sequence MNKNLHENICEEHLFSSIFNKYSKDLHNFLYYKYGDLLNPKDKVQEAFIKLWENCAKVSPDKAKSFVFTTANNLMLNETAHQKVVLKHQQIKPKTYTNENPEFLMQETEYMDKLQKAIANLTDAQREAFMMNRVEGKRFKEIAEILNISTKAVEKRIYGALEKLRKDIKEL; translated from the coding sequence ATGAATAAAAATCTTCATGAAAATATTTGCGAAGAACATTTGTTTTCTTCCATATTTAATAAATACTCCAAAGATTTACACAATTTTTTATACTATAAGTATGGTGATTTACTGAATCCAAAAGATAAAGTACAAGAAGCTTTTATTAAACTTTGGGAGAATTGTGCTAAAGTGAGCCCCGATAAAGCAAAAAGCTTCGTTTTTACAACAGCCAATAATTTAATGTTGAATGAAACAGCTCACCAAAAGGTTGTGTTAAAACATCAACAAATTAAACCAAAAACCTATACTAACGAAAATCCTGAATTTTTAATGCAGGAAACCGAGTATATGGATAAGCTACAGAAAGCAATCGCTAATTTAACCGATGCACAACGTGAAGCTTTTATGATGAACCGAGTAGAAGGCAAACGCTTTAAAGAAATTGCAGAGATTTTAAATATTTCTACCAAAGCAGTTGAAAAACGCATTTATGGGGCTTTGGAAAAATTGAGAAAAGATATTAAGGAATTGTAG
- the rpe gene encoding ribulose-phosphate 3-epimerase: MTSKLIAPSLLAADFGNLQRDIEMVNKSEADWFHIDIMDGVFVPNISFGMPVLQAITKHTKKTVDVHLMIVDPDRYIKTFADLGSDILTVHYEACPHLHRTLQAIKAEGMKAGVSLNPHTNVNLLEDTICDIDLVLIMSVNPGFGGQSFIENTYDKVKQLKELITRKGASTIIEIDGGVTTSNAKALADAGADVLVAGSFVFKSNNQIETIKELKTIANS, translated from the coding sequence ATGACTTCAAAATTAATCGCTCCTTCTTTACTAGCCGCTGATTTCGGAAATTTGCAGCGCGACATAGAAATGGTTAACAAAAGTGAAGCTGATTGGTTTCATATTGATATAATGGACGGAGTTTTTGTGCCTAATATTTCTTTTGGAATGCCTGTGCTTCAAGCCATAACTAAGCATACTAAAAAAACAGTTGATGTGCATTTGATGATTGTTGACCCTGATAGATACATCAAAACATTTGCTGACTTAGGAAGCGATATTTTGACGGTTCATTATGAAGCCTGTCCACATTTACACAGAACCTTACAAGCCATTAAAGCTGAAGGCATGAAAGCTGGAGTTTCATTAAATCCGCATACAAATGTAAATCTTTTAGAAGACACCATTTGTGACATCGATTTAGTACTTATTATGAGTGTAAATCCTGGTTTTGGAGGTCAAAGTTTTATTGAAAACACTTATGATAAAGTAAAACAACTTAAAGAATTAATTACCCGCAAAGGTGCTTCGACCATTATAGAAATTGACGGAGGTGTAACTACAAGTAATGCCAAAGCACTTGCTGATGCTGGTGCCGATGTTCTAGTTGCTGGTAGTTTTGTTTTTAAAAGCAACAATCAAATTGAAACAATTAAAGAATTAAAAACTATTGCCAATTCTTAG
- a CDS encoding CBS domain-containing protein — protein MIRKAPISMIMTEPVITLKKKDSLETAERLFKKHHIRHIPVVNDNVVVGMLSYTDLLRLSFADVTDNSDSGADAMVYNMFIIKQVMKKHIITVSTSNSIKDVAEILASKEFHALPVVDNNKLVGIVTTTDLIKYLLKQF, from the coding sequence ATGATACGTAAAGCACCAATTTCAATGATAATGACCGAGCCCGTTATTACACTCAAAAAGAAGGATAGCTTAGAAACAGCAGAACGACTTTTTAAAAAACACCATATACGACATATACCCGTAGTTAACGATAACGTTGTTGTGGGTATGTTAAGCTATACCGATTTACTTCGTCTCAGCTTTGCTGATGTTACAGATAATTCAGATTCAGGTGCCGATGCCATGGTGTATAATATGTTTATCATAAAGCAAGTAATGAAGAAGCATATAATAACGGTTTCAACTTCAAATTCAATAAAAGATGTTGCAGAGATATTAGCAAGTAAAGAGTTTCATGCTTTACCTGTGGTGGATAATAACAAACTAGTTGGTATTGTAACAACTACCGATCTTATAAAATATTTACTAAAACAATTTTAA
- a CDS encoding zinc-dependent peptidase, with the protein MLNLLLIEEPSMGGKIILGILLAVLLGLIFYYAFRMIEMGYVLKQRKPLYNHLYFRLNRLNQKQKNILQQQFSFYKKLSATEKKHFNHRVSSFIADKDFIGRDGLVINEEIKVLISATAVMLTFGFRDFYIGVISKIIVYPKAFYSNTNKAYHKGEFNPRFETLALSWEDFLKGYSNATDNINLGIHEFTHAIHINSMKEQDVSSTIFSDSFKELSEMISESETLRNKLMASDYFRKYAFTNQFEFLAVIIENFIETPHTFKTQFPYVYGKVKQMLNFSIAGY; encoded by the coding sequence ATGTTAAATTTACTGCTAATTGAAGAGCCCTCTATGGGGGGCAAAATTATTCTTGGAATTTTGTTAGCTGTGCTTCTCGGACTTATTTTTTATTATGCCTTTAGAATGATAGAGATGGGTTATGTCTTGAAACAAAGAAAACCATTGTATAACCATTTATACTTCCGGTTAAACCGTTTAAATCAAAAGCAAAAAAATATTCTACAACAACAGTTTTCTTTCTATAAAAAACTTAGTGCTACAGAAAAAAAACATTTTAATCACAGAGTATCATCCTTTATTGCTGATAAAGATTTTATAGGTAGAGATGGATTGGTCATCAATGAGGAGATAAAGGTTTTAATATCAGCCACTGCGGTTATGTTGACTTTTGGTTTTCGTGATTTTTACATAGGTGTTATTTCTAAAATTATTGTGTACCCTAAAGCATTTTATTCTAACACAAATAAAGCATATCATAAAGGGGAGTTCAACCCTAGATTTGAAACGTTAGCGCTGTCTTGGGAAGATTTTTTAAAGGGTTATAGTAACGCTACAGACAATATCAATCTAGGAATACACGAATTTACACATGCCATTCATATTAATAGTATGAAAGAGCAGGATGTTAGTTCTACTATTTTTAGTGATTCATTTAAAGAATTGTCTGAAATGATTTCTGAAAGTGAAACATTAAGAAATAAATTAATGGCGTCAGACTATTTTAGAAAGTATGCATTTACTAATCAGTTTGAATTCTTAGCTGTAATTATTGAAAACTTTATTGAGACGCCCCACACCTTTAAAACACAGTTTCCTTATGTATATGGTAAAGTGAAACAAATGCTGAATTTTTCTATAGCAGGCTATTAA
- a CDS encoding cation:proton antiporter, whose amino-acid sequence MLLLNILDTSLPFTNPVLKFLIILIIILLAPIILNKLKIPHILGLIVAGAVIGPNGFNLLLRDSSIILSGTAGLLYIMFLAGLEIDMNEFKKNKFKSLLFGLFTFSIPMTFGVLVGIFILKFSVLTSVLLASMFASHTLIAYPILGKFGITKNRAVNIVVGGTMITDTLALLVLAIIVGMTKGSVGSEFWIRLFISVMIFGFIVLNIFPIIGRWFLKRYQDNISQYIFVLVILFLGSFLAEVAGVEAIIGALLSGFALNRLIPSTSPLMNRIEFVGNAIFIPFFLIGVGMLIDYRAFFTDFETILVALVMTVAVTLAKFIAAWATQKSFKFSADERRVIFGLSIAHAAVTLATVSVGYNIIIGETETGEPIRLLGESILNGTIIMILVTCTISTFVVQKGARNLSLFQSTAKDKNNVVNEEKILIAINNADTVEELISLSTIIKSKENKDSLFALHVINNDNNDVHAETSAIKILDKAIKIAASTDIKLSKLLRYDLNIMNGILNVAKEKKATDLVLGLHIKTNISESFLGSLTEGVLSKCNATSFIYKASQPIATIKRHIVIMPNNVENEVGFPFWLDNIWNISYNTGAKIIFYGTEHSIKVIQNIHSEHPIDADFIIFNSWSSSKALSSNIKLDDNLIFILTRKDEPSYHKNIKNISIYLNRYFKSNNFILVCPIMQTHIPNGTTDFNNPSLLEPLEKLDEIGKTIANVFRKK is encoded by the coding sequence ATGTTACTATTAAACATTTTAGACACCTCACTTCCATTTACCAATCCGGTACTAAAGTTTCTTATTATTTTAATAATTATTTTACTAGCCCCAATCATTCTTAACAAATTAAAAATCCCTCATATACTAGGGCTTATTGTTGCTGGTGCGGTTATTGGTCCTAATGGGTTTAATCTATTGTTACGTGATAGCAGCATCATTCTATCGGGCACTGCGGGCTTACTTTATATTATGTTTTTAGCAGGTTTAGAAATAGATATGAATGAATTCAAAAAAAATAAATTTAAAAGTTTGTTGTTTGGATTGTTTACGTTTTCAATACCCATGACTTTTGGTGTTTTAGTAGGCATCTTCATCCTGAAATTTTCTGTACTTACATCGGTTTTACTTGCCAGTATGTTTGCTTCTCACACCCTTATAGCCTACCCTATTTTAGGGAAATTTGGCATTACAAAAAACCGAGCCGTAAACATTGTGGTAGGCGGCACCATGATAACCGATACCTTGGCTCTGTTAGTATTAGCCATTATTGTTGGCATGACTAAAGGTTCAGTAGGTAGTGAATTTTGGATTCGACTTTTTATATCTGTAATGATATTTGGCTTTATTGTCCTTAACATTTTCCCCATTATTGGCAGATGGTTTTTAAAACGTTACCAAGATAATATTTCGCAATACATTTTTGTTTTAGTTATTCTTTTTCTAGGTTCTTTTTTAGCTGAAGTCGCAGGCGTAGAAGCCATTATTGGTGCCCTACTTTCGGGTTTTGCTCTTAACAGACTAATTCCTTCCACGTCTCCATTAATGAACCGTATTGAGTTTGTTGGAAACGCTATTTTTATTCCTTTCTTCCTTATTGGCGTGGGCATGCTAATCGATTATCGTGCTTTTTTTACAGACTTTGAAACTATCTTGGTTGCCCTTGTTATGACGGTTGCTGTAACATTAGCAAAATTTATAGCAGCATGGGCCACACAAAAATCGTTTAAATTTTCGGCAGATGAGCGACGTGTTATATTTGGACTAAGCATTGCGCATGCTGCTGTTACACTAGCAACCGTTTCGGTAGGTTATAATATTATTATTGGTGAAACTGAAACAGGCGAACCAATAAGGCTGTTAGGTGAAAGTATTTTAAATGGTACTATCATCATGATTTTAGTAACCTGCACCATTTCAACTTTTGTGGTTCAAAAAGGTGCTAGAAATCTATCGCTATTTCAATCTACTGCTAAAGACAAGAACAATGTAGTTAACGAAGAAAAAATATTAATTGCTATTAATAATGCCGATACGGTTGAAGAATTAATTAGCTTAAGTACCATCATAAAATCTAAAGAAAACAAAGATTCCCTATTTGCATTGCATGTTATAAACAATGACAACAACGATGTTCATGCTGAAACAAGTGCCATTAAAATACTAGACAAAGCCATAAAAATTGCAGCTTCAACCGATATTAAACTCAGTAAATTACTCCGTTATGATTTGAATATTATGAATGGCATTTTAAACGTTGCCAAAGAAAAAAAGGCTACCGATTTAGTTCTAGGCTTACACATTAAAACAAATATTTCGGAATCGTTTTTAGGAAGTTTAACCGAAGGTGTTTTATCAAAATGCAACGCTACCAGCTTTATATACAAAGCATCTCAACCTATTGCGACTATAAAAAGACACATTGTTATTATGCCTAACAACGTAGAAAACGAAGTTGGATTTCCGTTTTGGCTTGATAATATTTGGAACATCTCATATAATACGGGCGCTAAAATAATTTTTTATGGTACCGAACATTCCATAAAAGTTATTCAAAATATTCATTCAGAACATCCTATTGATGCCGATTTTATAATTTTCAATAGTTGGAGTAGTTCCAAAGCACTATCTAGCAATATTAAGTTAGACGATAATTTAATTTTTATTTTAACCAGAAAAGACGAGCCTTCTTACCACAAAAACATAAAAAATATTTCTATTTATTTAAATCGGTATTTTAAATCGAATAATTTTATTTTGGTTTGCCCGATTATGCAAACCCATATTCCTAATGGAACCACCGATTTCAATAACCCTTCTTTATTAGAACCATTAGAAAAACTAGATGAAATTGGAAAAACTATAGCGAATGTGTTTCGTAAAAAGTAA
- a CDS encoding FecR domain-containing protein translates to MMNKEELISKWLNNDLNDQELEVFKNLEDYDDLVKLNNGLQAFKAENYDTSKELETVLKTIKSKKQHQSHWFKPFMRIAAILAICFSLYYYTTTLDTTIHTEFAQKTTIELPDASNVSLNAKSSLVFNKNSWKKERDVKLEGEAFFKVAKGSTFNVITKSGTVTVYGTQFNVKQRENYFEVICYEGLVGVTYLSQETKLKPGDSFLIIDGKTIAKEKDYHSTPSWLNNESFFKSLPYKEVIAEFERQYDVDITLLNIDPSQLFTGSFAHNNIDVALKAITLPLHVTYSKTKKTIILKRE, encoded by the coding sequence ATGATGAACAAAGAAGAGTTAATATCAAAATGGTTAAATAATGATCTAAATGATCAAGAACTTGAAGTGTTTAAAAACCTTGAAGACTATGATGATTTAGTAAAGTTAAATAATGGTTTGCAAGCTTTTAAGGCTGAAAATTATGATACTTCTAAAGAATTAGAAACTGTTTTAAAAACTATTAAAAGCAAAAAACAACATCAAAGTCATTGGTTTAAACCATTTATGCGTATTGCTGCCATACTTGCAATTTGTTTTAGCTTATATTATTATACCACAACATTAGATACTACAATACATACCGAATTTGCACAAAAAACAACTATTGAATTGCCAGATGCATCAAATGTGTCTTTAAACGCAAAATCGAGTTTAGTATTCAACAAAAATTCATGGAAAAAAGAACGCGATGTTAAACTTGAAGGCGAAGCTTTTTTTAAAGTTGCTAAAGGTTCAACCTTTAATGTTATCACAAAGTCTGGAACCGTAACGGTTTACGGAACTCAATTTAACGTAAAACAACGCGAAAATTATTTTGAAGTTATTTGCTACGAAGGATTAGTTGGAGTTACTTACCTTTCTCAAGAAACAAAGTTAAAACCTGGTGACAGTTTTTTAATTATTGATGGGAAAACAATTGCTAAAGAAAAAGATTACCATTCAACACCTTCGTGGTTAAATAACGAAAGCTTCTTTAAAAGCTTACCGTACAAAGAAGTCATTGCTGAGTTTGAAAGACAATACGATGTAGATATTACACTTTTAAATATTGATCCCTCCCAATTATTCACAGGTAGTTTTGCACACAATAATATTGATGTTGCTTTAAAGGCAATCACTTTACCCTTACATGTAACATATAGTAAAACAAAAAAAACTATCATACTAAAGCGTGAGTAA